AACGTAACTGGAAATCCGCCTTTCAAGGGAATTGTAAGGCACAGGGGGTGGAAAGCATCCAAACAGAACATGCCGGAGCTTTCAAAGGTCAAAGACGCCAGCATAATGGCTCCTGTGGAAATTGAGATTCAATAATAAAGGTAGGCCGTTAATGACAGAAGCCCATTACATTATAGGAATAGATTTAGGAACATCAAACACAGTTGTTGCCTACACAGAAGCATCAGCAAAAAAGGGCGAAAAACCTGTTGTTAATGTTTTTCAGATCCCCCAGCTGATATCATCAGGAGAAGTTGCCAGCAGGGATATGCTTCCTTCTTTTATCTATCTTCCAGGAAAACATGATCAGAATCTGTCATCCCTCGCGCTTCCCTGGAATGAAGATAATGATGCTGCGGTTGGTGAGATGGCAAGAAACAGAGGCGCTGAAGTCCCTGACAAATTTATATCATCTGCCAAATCATGGCTTTGTAATAATATGGTTAACAGAACCCAGCCGATTCTTCCCTGGGGCGCTCCTGATAGTTCCAGAAAACTTAGTCCAGTAGAAGTTTCATGCTTGATTCTTAAGCACGTCAGGGATGCCTGGAACCATGAAATCGCAGGCGATGTCCCCGAGCTTATGATGGAATTCCAGGAAATATTTCTCACCGTTCCGGCATCTTTCGATGCTGATGCAAGAGACCTTACAATAAAAGCTGCTCACGAGGCAGGCCTTGAAAATGTAACTCTCCTTGAAGAGCCCCAGGCAGCCTTTTATTCATGGATAGCCTCTTCAGATGATAAATGGAGGGATTCTGTAAAATCAGGTGACAGTATTTTGATCTGTGATATCGGAGGCGGTACGACAGACTTCAGCCTTATAAGCGTATCAGATGAGGGAGGCGATCTTTCCCTCGAGCGTGTTGCTGTCGGCGATCATCTTCTTGTGGGTGGTGACAATATGGATCTTGCCATGGCTTACTCCGCCGCCGCAAACCTTGCAAAGAAAGGTGTAAAGATCGATCCCTGGCAGATGAGAGCTCTTGGCCAGAGTTGCAGGGCTGCAAAGGAAAAACTTCTTTCAGAGGGATCTCCGGAAGAAATACCCGTTTCAGTGCTTGGCAGGGGAAGTAGTCTTATCGGCGGAACAATAAAGACAAATCTTGTTAAGCAGGAAATTGAAAATCTTGTTTTGCAGGGGTTTTTCCCTCAGTGCCACTCTACCGATTCTCCTGTAAAGGCTCGCCAGTCAGGTCTGAAGGAATTTGGTCTTGGTTATGAATCTGACGCGGCAATTACAAAGCATCTTGCCAGATTCCTGAGACGCGGCGGGTCAATGCCTGAAGATCTGCATGTTCCGACAGCTGT
This genomic stretch from Desulforegula conservatrix Mb1Pa harbors:
- a CDS encoding Hsp70 family protein; this translates as MTEAHYIIGIDLGTSNTVVAYTEASAKKGEKPVVNVFQIPQLISSGEVASRDMLPSFIYLPGKHDQNLSSLALPWNEDNDAAVGEMARNRGAEVPDKFISSAKSWLCNNMVNRTQPILPWGAPDSSRKLSPVEVSCLILKHVRDAWNHEIAGDVPELMMEFQEIFLTVPASFDADARDLTIKAAHEAGLENVTLLEEPQAAFYSWIASSDDKWRDSVKSGDSILICDIGGGTTDFSLISVSDEGGDLSLERVAVGDHLLVGGDNMDLAMAYSAAANLAKKGVKIDPWQMRALGQSCRAAKEKLLSEGSPEEIPVSVLGRGSSLIGGTIKTNLVKQEIENLVLQGFFPQCHSTDSPVKARQSGLKEFGLGYESDAAITKHLARFLRRGGSMPEDLHVPTAVFFNGGVMKADALRKRIVEVINSWGGCGVREIESSDLDLSVAIGAAFYGFTKKTGGVRIRGGLAKTYYISIAASMPAIPGIPLPTKALCVAPFGMEEGTEAEITDRDFVLVVGENVHFDVLRSSTRLEDKTGDIVEDWNDEIEELTTIETVLDGEAGGQVPVGIKVRATEIGTLDFWCVSRNDDRKWRLEFSVRERESLE